A region of Peromyscus maniculatus bairdii isolate BWxNUB_F1_BW_parent chromosome 7, HU_Pman_BW_mat_3.1, whole genome shotgun sequence DNA encodes the following proteins:
- the Usp19 gene encoding ubiquitin carboxyl-terminal hydrolase 19 isoform X2, with protein sequence MSGGTSATGPRRGPPGMEEAASKKKQKDRANQESRDGDPRRASTPRKEQTKEELLYDWRQSADEVIVKLRVGAGPLRLEEVDAAFTDTDCVVRFPDGRQWGGVFFAEIQSSCTKVQAHKGGLLQLALPKKVPLLTWPSLLKPLGTQELVSGLRCQENGQDLSPPALEQGSEPRRAKQEARNQKRAQGRGEVGSGAGPGAQAGPSAKRAVHLRRGPEGEGSRDGPGPQGDAPPFLSSDSATQVEVEEQLHVPPLNPQTSLLGSEKNLALLTGEKTVSPRSDSVPPVMVRDRDPEKEDHVKEEMAVGADSAALVDEPESMVNLAFVKNDSYEKGPDSVVVHVYVKEICRDTSRVFFREQDFTLIFQTRDGNFLRLHPGCGPHTVFRWQVKLRNLIEPEQCTFCFTASRIDICLRKRQSQRWGGLEAPATRGAVGGAKVAVPTGPTPLDSTPPGGAPHPLTGQEEARAVEKEKPKARSEDTGLDGVVARTPLEHVAPKPEPHMASPKPTCMVPPMPHSPVSGDSVEEEEEEEKKVCLPGFTGLVNLGNTCFMNSVIQSLSNTRELRDFFHDRSFEAEINYNNPLGTGGRLAIGFAVLLRALWKGTHQAFQPSKLKAIVASKASQFTGYAQHDAQEFMAFLLDGLHEDLNRIQNKPYTETVDSDGRPDEVVAEEAWQRHKMRNDSFIVDLFQGQYKSKLVCPVCAKVSITFDPFLYLPVPLPQKQKVLPIFYFAREPHSKPIKFLVSVSKENSSASEVLDSLSQSVHVKPENLRLTEVIKNRFHRVFLPSHSLDAVSPTDMLLCFELLSPELAKERVVVLEVQQRPQVPSIPISKCAACQRKQQSEDEKLKRCTRCYRVGYCNQFCQKTHWPDHKGLCRPENIGYPFLVSVPASRLTYARLAQLLEGYARYSVSVFQPPFQPGRMALESQSPGCTTLLSTSSLEAGDSEREPIQPSELQLVTPVAEGDTGAPRVWAPPDRGPVPSTSGISSEMLASGPIEGCSLLASERVSRPEAAVPGYQHSSEAVNTHTPQFFIYKIDASNREQRLEDKGETPLELGDDCSLALVWRNNERLQEFVLVASKELECAEDPGSAGEAARAGHFTLDQCLNLFTRPEVLAPEEAWYCPQCGQHREASKQLLLWRLPNVLIVQLKRFSFRSFIWRDKINDLVEFPVRNLDLSKFCIGQKEEQLPSYDLYAVINHYGGMIGGHYTACARLPNDRSSQRSDVGWRLFDDSTVTTVDESQVVTRYAYVLFYRRRNSPVERPPRAGHSEHHPDLGPAAEAAASQASRIWQELEAEEEMVPEGPGPLGPWGPQDWVGPPARGPTTSDEGCLRYFVLGTVAALVALVLNVFYPLVSQSRWR encoded by the exons ATGTCTGGTGGGACCAGTGCTACAGGCCCAAGGAGAGGGCCCCCAGGAATGGAGGAGGCTGCCagtaagaagaaacagaaggaccGCGCAAAccaggaaagcagagatggagaCCCTAGGAGAG CGTCCACTCCTCGAAAGGAGCAGACCAAAGAGG AATTGTTGTATGATTGGAGACAGAGTGCAGATGAGGTGATCGTCAAGCTGCGGGTAGGAGCCGGTCCCCTGCGTCTGGAGGAAGTAGACGCTGCTTTCACAGACACAGACTGTGTGGTGAGGTTTCCAG ATGGCCGGCAATGGGGCGGTGTCTTCTTTGCTGAAATACAAAGTTCTTGTACCAAAGTGCAGGCTCATAAGGGTGGTCTTCTACAGTTGGCCCTACCCAAGAAGGTGCCTCTGCTCACCTGGCCCTCTCTCCTG AAACCTCTAGGGACCCAAGAGCTGGTGTCAGGGTTGCGGTGCCAGGAGAATGGGCAAGATCTGTCTCCCCCTGCCCTGGAGCAAGGCTCTGAGCCCCGCAGAGCCAAGCAGGAAGCCCGAAACCAGAAGCGGGCCCAGGGCCGTGGGGAGGTAGGCTCAGGGGCTGGCCCTGGGGCACAGGCAGGGCCCAGCGCCAAGAGGGCCGTGCATCTCCGCAGAGGGCCAGAAGGAGAAGGGTCTAGGGATGGCCCTGGCCCCCAGGGTGATGCTCCACCCTTTCTGTCTTCTGACTCAGCCACCCAG GTTGAGGTTGAGGAGCAGCTCCATGTACCACCACTGAACCCTCAAACGAGTCTCCTGGGCTCAGAGAAGAATTTAGCCCTTTTGACAGGAGAGAAGACAGTGTCTCCCAGGAGTGACTCAGTCCCCCCAGTCATGGTCCGGGACAGAGACCCTGAAAAAGAGGACCACGTCAAAGAGGAGATGGCCGTAGGAGCAGACTCTGCAGCTTTGGTGGATG AACCAGAGTCCATGGTGAACCTGGCATTTGTGAAGAATGACTCGTATGAGAAGGGGCCGGattcagtggtggtgcacgtgtATGTGAAGGAGATCTGCAGGGACACCTCTCGAGTCTTTTTCCGAGAGCAGGACTTCACGCTCATCTTCCAGACCAg GGATGGAAATTTCCTGAGGCTGCATCCGGGCTGTGGGCCCCACACCGTCTTCCGCTGGCAGGTGAAGCTCAG GAACTTGATTGAGCCAGAGCAGTGTACCTTCTGTTTCACGGCCTCCCGCATAGATATCTGCCTCCGGAAGCGGCAGAGTCAGCGCTGGGGCGGACTGGAGGCCCCAGCTACACGAG GTGCAGTGGGTGGTGCGAAGGTTGCCGTGCCGACAGGTCCAACCCCTTTGGACTCAACCCCTCCAGGgggtgccccccaccccctgacAGGCCAGGAGGAAGCCAGGGCTGTGGAGAAGGAAAAACCCAAGGCTCGATCTGAGGACACAGGGCTGGATGGTGTGGTGGCCCGCACCCCTTTGGAGCATGTAGCTCCAAAGCCAGAACCACACATGGCCTCG CCCAAACCCACGTGTATGGTGCCTCCAATGCCTCATAGTCCGGTGAGTGGAGATAgcgtggaggaggaggaagaggaagagaagaaggtgTGTCTGCCAGGCTTTACTGGCCTTGTCAATTTAGGGAACACCTGCTTCATGAATAGTGTCATTCAGTCTCTGTCCAACACTCGGGAACTTCGTGACTTCTTCCATG ACCGATCCTTTGAAGCTGAGATTAACTACAACAACCCACTGGGGACTGGTGGGCGACTGGCCATTGGCTTTGCTGTGCTGCTCCGGGCTCTGTGGAAGGGCACTCATCAAGCCTTTCAGCCCTCCAAGCTAAAG GCCATTGTGGCCAGCAAAGCTAGCCAGTTCACAGGCTATGCGCAGCATGATGCCCAAGAGTTCATGGCTTTCTTGTTGGATGGgctgcatgaggacctgaatcgGATCCAAAACAAGCCCTACACAGAGACCGTGGACTCAGACGGACGTCCTGACGAG GTGGTGGCTGAGGAAGCCTGGCAGCGGCACAAGATGAGGAATGACTCCTTCATTGTGGACCTGTTTCAGGGCCAGTACAAGTCAAAGCTGGTGTGCCCTGTGTGTGCCAAG GTCTCCATCACCTTTGACCCGTTCCTTTACCTGCCTGTGCCCTTGCCACAAAAGCAAAAGGTTCTCCCCATATTTTATTTTGCTCGGGAGCCTCACAGCAAACCCATCAAG TTTCTGGTGAGTGTTAGCAAGGAGAACTCCAGCGCAAGTGAAGTTTTGGATTCCCTCTCTCAGAGTGTCCATGTGAAGCCTGAAAACCTGCGCCTGACTGAG GTAATTAAGAATCGTTTCCATCGTGTTTTCTTGCCCTCCCACTCGCTGGATGCTGTGTCCCCAACTGACATGCTGCTCTGCTTTGAGCTGTTGTCCCCAGAGCTGGCTAAGGAGCGGGTAGTGGTGCTAGAGGTGCAGCAG CGCCCCCAGGTACCCAGCATCCCTATCTCCAAGTGTGCAGCCTGCCAGCGGAAGCAGCAGTCAGAGGATGAAAAGCTGAAGCGTTGTACCCGTTGCTACCGCGTTGGCTACTGCAACCA gtTCTGCCAGAAAACCCATTGGCCTGACCACAAAGGCCTCTGCCGCCCTGAGAACATTGGCTACCCCTTCCTGGTCAGCGTGCCTGCCTCACGCCTCACTTACGCCCGGCTTGCTCAGCTACTAGAAGGTTATGCCCG ATACTCCGTGAGTGTGTTCCAACCACCCTTCCAGCCTGGCCGGATGGCCTTGGAATCCCAGAGCCCTGGCTGTACCACATTGCTTTCAACCAGCTCCCTGGAGGCTGGGGATAGTGAGAGAGAACCCATTCAGCCTTCTGAGCTCCAGTTGGTGACGCCTGTGGCTGAGGGGGATACAGGGGCTCCCCGTGTGTGGGCACCCCCTGATCGGGGTCCTGTACCTAGCACCAGTGGCATTTCTTCTGAGATGTTGGCCAGTGGGCCTATTGAAGGTTGTTCGTTGCTTGCTAGTGAGAGGGTGTCCCGGCCCGAAG CTGCGGTGCCTGGGTACCAGCACTCCAGTGAAGCCGTGAACACCCACACACCCCagtttttcatctataaaattgaTGCATCTAACCGAGAGCAGCGGCTTGAGGACAAAG GGGAGACACCATTGGAGCTAGGGGATGACTGCAGCCTGGCTCTGGTGTGGCGGAACAATGAGCGCCTACAGGAGTTTGTGTTGGTGGCCTCCAAGGAGCTGGAGTGTGCTGAAGATCCAGGCTCTGCCGGTGAGGCTGCCCGCGCTGGCCACTTTACCCTGGACCAGTGCCTCAACCTCTTTACTCGGCCTGAAGTGCTGGCACCCGAGGAGGCCTG GTACTGCCCACAGTGCGGACAGCATCGGGAGGCCTCCAAACAGCTGCTGCTCTGGCGCCTGCCCAATGTGCTCATTGTGCAGCTGAAGCGCTTCTCCTTTCGTAGTTTCATTTGGCGTGACAAGATCAATGACTTGGTGGAGTTTCCTGTTCG GAACCTGGACTTGAGCAAGTTCTGTATCGGCCAGAAAGAGGAGCAGTTGCCTAGCTATGACCTGTATGCCGTCATCAACCATTACGGAGGCATGATCGGTGGCCACTATACCGCCTGTGCCCGCCTGCCCAACGACCGCAGTAGCCAGCGCAGTGACGTGG GCTGGCGCCTGTTTGACGACAGCACAGTGACAACAGTGGACGAGAGCCAGGTGGTGACGCGGTACGCCTATGTGCTCTTCTACCGCCGGAGGAACTCCCCCGTGGAGAGACCCCCCAGGGCCGGCCACTCGGAACACCACCCAGACCTAGGCCCTGCAGCCGAAGCTGCTGCCAGCCAG GCTTCCCGGATTTGGCAGGAGCTCGAGGCCGAGGAGGAGATGGTGCCCGAGGGGCCTGGGCCTCTGGGGCCTTGGGGGCCCCAGGACTGGGTGGGGCCCCCGGCGCGTGGCCCCACCACATCAGACGAGGGCTGCCTGCGGTACTTTGTCCTGGGCACCGTGGCGGCTCTGGTGGCCCTTGTGCTCAACGTGTTCTATCCTCTGGTGTCTCAGAGCCGCTGGAGATGA
- the Usp19 gene encoding ubiquitin carboxyl-terminal hydrolase 19 isoform X4, whose translation MSGGTSATGPRRGPPGMEEAASKKKQKDRANQESRDGDPRRASTPRKEQTKEELLYDWRQSADEVIVKLRVGAGPLRLEEVDAAFTDTDCVVRFPDGRQWGGVFFAEIQSSCTKVQAHKGGLLQLALPKKVPLLTWPSLLKPLGTQELVSGLRCQENGQDLSPPALEQGSEPRRAKQEARNQKRAQGRGEVGSGAGPGAQAGPSAKRAVHLRRGPEGEGSRDGPGPQGDAPPFLSSDSATQVEVEEQLHVPPLNPQTSLLGSEKNLALLTGEKTVSPRSDSVPPVMVRDRDPEKEDHVKEEMAVGADSAALVDEPESMVNLAFVKNDSYEKGPDSVVVHVYVKEICRDTSRVFFREQDFTLIFQTRDGNFLRLHPGCGPHTVFRWQVKLRNLIEPEQCTFCFTASRIDICLRKRQSQRWGGLEAPATRVGGAKVAVPTGPTPLDSTPPGGAPHPLTGQEEARAVEKEKPKARSEDTGLDGVVARTPLEHVAPKPEPHMASPKPTCMVPPMPHSPVSGDSVEEEEEEEKKVCLPGFTGLVNLGNTCFMNSVIQSLSNTRELRDFFHDRSFEAEINYNNPLGTGGRLAIGFAVLLRALWKGTHQAFQPSKLKAIVASKASQFTGYAQHDAQEFMAFLLDGLHEDLNRIQNKPYTETVDSDGRPDEVVAEEAWQRHKMRNDSFIVDLFQGQYKSKLVCPVCAKVSITFDPFLYLPVPLPQKQKVLPIFYFAREPHSKPIKFLVSVSKENSSASEVLDSLSQSVHVKPENLRLTEVIKNRFHRVFLPSHSLDAVSPTDMLLCFELLSPELAKERVVVLEVQQRPQVPSIPISKCAACQRKQQSEDEKLKRCTRCYRVGYCNQFCQKTHWPDHKGLCRPENIGYPFLVSVPASRLTYARLAQLLEGYARYSVSVFQPPFQPGRMALESQSPGCTTLLSTSSLEAGDSEREPIQPSELQLVTPVAEGDTGAPRVWAPPDRGPVPSTSGISSEMLASGPIEGCSLLASERVSRPEAAVPGYQHSSEAVNTHTPQFFIYKIDASNREQRLEDKGETPLELGDDCSLALVWRNNERLQEFVLVASKELECAEDPGSAGEAARAGHFTLDQCLNLFTRPEVLAPEEAWYCPQCGQHREASKQLLLWRLPNVLIVQLKRFSFRSFIWRDKINDLVEFPVRNLDLSKFCIGQKEEQLPSYDLYAVINHYGGMIGGHYTACARLPNDRSSQRSDVGWRLFDDSTVTTVDESQVVTRYAYVLFYRRRNSPVERPPRAGHSEHHPDLGPAAEAAASQASRIWQELEAEEEMVPEGPGPLGPWGPQDWVGPPARGPTTSDEGCLRYFVLGTVAALVALVLNVFYPLVSQSRWR comes from the exons ATGTCTGGTGGGACCAGTGCTACAGGCCCAAGGAGAGGGCCCCCAGGAATGGAGGAGGCTGCCagtaagaagaaacagaaggaccGCGCAAAccaggaaagcagagatggagaCCCTAGGAGAG CGTCCACTCCTCGAAAGGAGCAGACCAAAGAGG AATTGTTGTATGATTGGAGACAGAGTGCAGATGAGGTGATCGTCAAGCTGCGGGTAGGAGCCGGTCCCCTGCGTCTGGAGGAAGTAGACGCTGCTTTCACAGACACAGACTGTGTGGTGAGGTTTCCAG ATGGCCGGCAATGGGGCGGTGTCTTCTTTGCTGAAATACAAAGTTCTTGTACCAAAGTGCAGGCTCATAAGGGTGGTCTTCTACAGTTGGCCCTACCCAAGAAGGTGCCTCTGCTCACCTGGCCCTCTCTCCTG AAACCTCTAGGGACCCAAGAGCTGGTGTCAGGGTTGCGGTGCCAGGAGAATGGGCAAGATCTGTCTCCCCCTGCCCTGGAGCAAGGCTCTGAGCCCCGCAGAGCCAAGCAGGAAGCCCGAAACCAGAAGCGGGCCCAGGGCCGTGGGGAGGTAGGCTCAGGGGCTGGCCCTGGGGCACAGGCAGGGCCCAGCGCCAAGAGGGCCGTGCATCTCCGCAGAGGGCCAGAAGGAGAAGGGTCTAGGGATGGCCCTGGCCCCCAGGGTGATGCTCCACCCTTTCTGTCTTCTGACTCAGCCACCCAG GTTGAGGTTGAGGAGCAGCTCCATGTACCACCACTGAACCCTCAAACGAGTCTCCTGGGCTCAGAGAAGAATTTAGCCCTTTTGACAGGAGAGAAGACAGTGTCTCCCAGGAGTGACTCAGTCCCCCCAGTCATGGTCCGGGACAGAGACCCTGAAAAAGAGGACCACGTCAAAGAGGAGATGGCCGTAGGAGCAGACTCTGCAGCTTTGGTGGATG AACCAGAGTCCATGGTGAACCTGGCATTTGTGAAGAATGACTCGTATGAGAAGGGGCCGGattcagtggtggtgcacgtgtATGTGAAGGAGATCTGCAGGGACACCTCTCGAGTCTTTTTCCGAGAGCAGGACTTCACGCTCATCTTCCAGACCAg GGATGGAAATTTCCTGAGGCTGCATCCGGGCTGTGGGCCCCACACCGTCTTCCGCTGGCAGGTGAAGCTCAG GAACTTGATTGAGCCAGAGCAGTGTACCTTCTGTTTCACGGCCTCCCGCATAGATATCTGCCTCCGGAAGCGGCAGAGTCAGCGCTGGGGCGGACTGGAGGCCCCAGCTACACGAG TGGGTGGTGCGAAGGTTGCCGTGCCGACAGGTCCAACCCCTTTGGACTCAACCCCTCCAGGgggtgccccccaccccctgacAGGCCAGGAGGAAGCCAGGGCTGTGGAGAAGGAAAAACCCAAGGCTCGATCTGAGGACACAGGGCTGGATGGTGTGGTGGCCCGCACCCCTTTGGAGCATGTAGCTCCAAAGCCAGAACCACACATGGCCTCG CCCAAACCCACGTGTATGGTGCCTCCAATGCCTCATAGTCCGGTGAGTGGAGATAgcgtggaggaggaggaagaggaagagaagaaggtgTGTCTGCCAGGCTTTACTGGCCTTGTCAATTTAGGGAACACCTGCTTCATGAATAGTGTCATTCAGTCTCTGTCCAACACTCGGGAACTTCGTGACTTCTTCCATG ACCGATCCTTTGAAGCTGAGATTAACTACAACAACCCACTGGGGACTGGTGGGCGACTGGCCATTGGCTTTGCTGTGCTGCTCCGGGCTCTGTGGAAGGGCACTCATCAAGCCTTTCAGCCCTCCAAGCTAAAG GCCATTGTGGCCAGCAAAGCTAGCCAGTTCACAGGCTATGCGCAGCATGATGCCCAAGAGTTCATGGCTTTCTTGTTGGATGGgctgcatgaggacctgaatcgGATCCAAAACAAGCCCTACACAGAGACCGTGGACTCAGACGGACGTCCTGACGAG GTGGTGGCTGAGGAAGCCTGGCAGCGGCACAAGATGAGGAATGACTCCTTCATTGTGGACCTGTTTCAGGGCCAGTACAAGTCAAAGCTGGTGTGCCCTGTGTGTGCCAAG GTCTCCATCACCTTTGACCCGTTCCTTTACCTGCCTGTGCCCTTGCCACAAAAGCAAAAGGTTCTCCCCATATTTTATTTTGCTCGGGAGCCTCACAGCAAACCCATCAAG TTTCTGGTGAGTGTTAGCAAGGAGAACTCCAGCGCAAGTGAAGTTTTGGATTCCCTCTCTCAGAGTGTCCATGTGAAGCCTGAAAACCTGCGCCTGACTGAG GTAATTAAGAATCGTTTCCATCGTGTTTTCTTGCCCTCCCACTCGCTGGATGCTGTGTCCCCAACTGACATGCTGCTCTGCTTTGAGCTGTTGTCCCCAGAGCTGGCTAAGGAGCGGGTAGTGGTGCTAGAGGTGCAGCAG CGCCCCCAGGTACCCAGCATCCCTATCTCCAAGTGTGCAGCCTGCCAGCGGAAGCAGCAGTCAGAGGATGAAAAGCTGAAGCGTTGTACCCGTTGCTACCGCGTTGGCTACTGCAACCA gtTCTGCCAGAAAACCCATTGGCCTGACCACAAAGGCCTCTGCCGCCCTGAGAACATTGGCTACCCCTTCCTGGTCAGCGTGCCTGCCTCACGCCTCACTTACGCCCGGCTTGCTCAGCTACTAGAAGGTTATGCCCG ATACTCCGTGAGTGTGTTCCAACCACCCTTCCAGCCTGGCCGGATGGCCTTGGAATCCCAGAGCCCTGGCTGTACCACATTGCTTTCAACCAGCTCCCTGGAGGCTGGGGATAGTGAGAGAGAACCCATTCAGCCTTCTGAGCTCCAGTTGGTGACGCCTGTGGCTGAGGGGGATACAGGGGCTCCCCGTGTGTGGGCACCCCCTGATCGGGGTCCTGTACCTAGCACCAGTGGCATTTCTTCTGAGATGTTGGCCAGTGGGCCTATTGAAGGTTGTTCGTTGCTTGCTAGTGAGAGGGTGTCCCGGCCCGAAG CTGCGGTGCCTGGGTACCAGCACTCCAGTGAAGCCGTGAACACCCACACACCCCagtttttcatctataaaattgaTGCATCTAACCGAGAGCAGCGGCTTGAGGACAAAG GGGAGACACCATTGGAGCTAGGGGATGACTGCAGCCTGGCTCTGGTGTGGCGGAACAATGAGCGCCTACAGGAGTTTGTGTTGGTGGCCTCCAAGGAGCTGGAGTGTGCTGAAGATCCAGGCTCTGCCGGTGAGGCTGCCCGCGCTGGCCACTTTACCCTGGACCAGTGCCTCAACCTCTTTACTCGGCCTGAAGTGCTGGCACCCGAGGAGGCCTG GTACTGCCCACAGTGCGGACAGCATCGGGAGGCCTCCAAACAGCTGCTGCTCTGGCGCCTGCCCAATGTGCTCATTGTGCAGCTGAAGCGCTTCTCCTTTCGTAGTTTCATTTGGCGTGACAAGATCAATGACTTGGTGGAGTTTCCTGTTCG GAACCTGGACTTGAGCAAGTTCTGTATCGGCCAGAAAGAGGAGCAGTTGCCTAGCTATGACCTGTATGCCGTCATCAACCATTACGGAGGCATGATCGGTGGCCACTATACCGCCTGTGCCCGCCTGCCCAACGACCGCAGTAGCCAGCGCAGTGACGTGG GCTGGCGCCTGTTTGACGACAGCACAGTGACAACAGTGGACGAGAGCCAGGTGGTGACGCGGTACGCCTATGTGCTCTTCTACCGCCGGAGGAACTCCCCCGTGGAGAGACCCCCCAGGGCCGGCCACTCGGAACACCACCCAGACCTAGGCCCTGCAGCCGAAGCTGCTGCCAGCCAG GCTTCCCGGATTTGGCAGGAGCTCGAGGCCGAGGAGGAGATGGTGCCCGAGGGGCCTGGGCCTCTGGGGCCTTGGGGGCCCCAGGACTGGGTGGGGCCCCCGGCGCGTGGCCCCACCACATCAGACGAGGGCTGCCTGCGGTACTTTGTCCTGGGCACCGTGGCGGCTCTGGTGGCCCTTGTGCTCAACGTGTTCTATCCTCTGGTGTCTCAGAGCCGCTGGAGATGA